From Calderihabitans maritimus, one genomic window encodes:
- a CDS encoding glycosyltransferase family 4 protein — MDIWIINHYAVPPQVSGGTRHYDFGTELACRGHRVVLWLSTFNHHQRRFLSPAERQRAEEKSPPNLELKWIWSYPHRGNDWRRVLNMFTFSLLLLWHGMFRRKPDVILASSPHLLAPIAGWVLSLLGPSRFILEVRDLWPDALVAMGLRNRPAIWLMRKMELFLYYRSQKIIVLSEGIRERLIARGISPDRVILIPNGVYLERYRILHSPETVRHTFGFNGRFVCLYAGAIGPINGLEVVIKAAWLLRESPDFLFVLAGDGPERKRLEKMACEYSLANVKFLGSLSKEVLPSLLNAADVLLACSAPVELFRMVRPNKLFDYLAVGRPIVSNIDGETRKIIEDTGVGRHVRKDDPQAMVEGILYYYRHPEEYERVRENAWKFLRDHGDRRQHALLLEKVLCEPNHSSQEPSPA, encoded by the coding sequence ACCGAGTTGGCCTGCAGGGGTCACCGGGTAGTCTTATGGCTTTCCACTTTTAATCACCACCAGAGGCGTTTTTTAAGTCCGGCGGAAAGGCAGCGGGCAGAAGAAAAAAGTCCTCCCAACTTGGAGCTGAAATGGATATGGTCCTATCCCCACCGCGGGAACGATTGGCGGCGGGTATTAAATATGTTTACCTTTTCGCTGCTTCTGTTATGGCATGGGATGTTCCGCAGGAAGCCGGACGTTATCCTGGCCTCCTCCCCTCACCTTCTGGCACCGATAGCCGGCTGGGTGCTGAGCCTGCTCGGTCCCAGCCGGTTTATACTGGAGGTGCGGGACCTGTGGCCGGATGCCCTGGTAGCTATGGGACTACGGAATCGGCCGGCGATCTGGCTTATGCGGAAAATGGAATTATTTCTTTATTATCGTAGCCAGAAAATTATAGTGCTGAGTGAAGGTATCCGGGAAAGACTGATTGCCCGCGGGATCAGTCCCGACAGGGTGATTCTTATTCCCAACGGAGTTTATCTGGAACGATACCGTATCCTCCATTCGCCCGAGACGGTGAGGCATACTTTTGGTTTTAACGGGCGTTTTGTCTGCCTTTATGCCGGGGCCATCGGTCCTATTAACGGCCTGGAAGTGGTTATTAAAGCGGCATGGCTGCTGAGGGAAAGCCCCGACTTTCTTTTTGTCCTGGCTGGAGACGGACCGGAAAGGAAGCGCCTGGAAAAGATGGCCTGCGAGTACTCCCTTGCCAACGTTAAGTTTTTAGGCTCGTTAAGCAAAGAAGTGCTTCCCAGTCTCTTAAACGCCGCCGATGTGCTGTTGGCCTGTTCTGCTCCGGTAGAACTTTTTCGGATGGTACGCCCCAACAAGCTTTTCGATTACCTGGCGGTCGGCCGGCCCATTGTATCCAATATTGACGGCGAGACCCGAAAAATTATTGAGGATACGGGTGTTGGGCGGCACGTAAGAAAGGATGACCCGCAGGCAATGGTGGAAGGTATCCTCTATTATTACCGGCACCCGGAAGAATACGAACGGGTGCGGGAGAACGCGTGGAAATTCCTGCGGGATCACGGCGACCGCCGCCAACACGCCCTTCTGTTGGAGAAAGTTTTATGTGAGCCAAACCATTCAAGTCAAGAACCGTCCCCAGCTTGA
- a CDS encoding LysM peptidoglycan-binding domain-containing protein, translating into MNNDSKNFWAIIISGVIIAAAIVFVFAGRSNLGGNSEGNGVSVNAPIVNGDFQQDNLGWSPYTLVKTEKDGNKYTSNYYNWDVNQILNLIPGQRYVLRAKTRRGTAQGPARFVIGFIGPNRKELSHFSFRYLHRGDGWEEIPPQLIEVPPEAVSSRIYLLTDDDYGTHDFDDIYLSLLKPGEELPATPMEEVKQGEEEVQKEEKAEGGNLVSNGDFETNQPGWSMAGAVIQEDPDGNHFARVEYSWEFFQPVELQPGGQYVLTGRTRKGTAQGEARFKLVFFDDRGWRLQDYYSILYKHKGNGWENLPPSLIKVPAEAAEVRLYLLANSDQGYHDFDDLSLVPLAESSYRPDQVRHIGYGTVLETQSGQKKLSPPVPPKTSNKTLPPAQSETAVSQAGSGPAGSESEKEKVVVIVKAGDTLSLIAQEFNTTVEEILKANNLTDPNRIYPGQKLVIPREGNAQP; encoded by the coding sequence ATGAATAACGATTCTAAAAACTTTTGGGCCATAATCATCTCCGGTGTGATTATTGCTGCCGCTATCGTATTTGTCTTTGCCGGAAGGTCCAACTTAGGTGGGAATTCCGAAGGCAATGGGGTTTCGGTTAATGCCCCTATTGTAAACGGGGACTTCCAACAGGATAACCTGGGCTGGTCGCCCTATACCCTGGTTAAGACCGAGAAAGATGGCAACAAGTATACTTCCAACTATTACAACTGGGATGTCAACCAGATCCTTAATTTGATCCCGGGACAGCGCTACGTGCTGCGGGCCAAGACTAGGCGCGGTACAGCCCAAGGACCTGCCCGTTTTGTAATCGGGTTTATAGGGCCTAACCGTAAGGAACTGTCTCACTTCAGTTTCCGTTACCTCCACCGGGGAGATGGATGGGAAGAGATTCCTCCTCAACTGATTGAAGTACCTCCGGAAGCAGTAAGCAGCAGAATATATCTTTTGACGGATGATGATTACGGCACCCATGATTTTGACGATATATATCTCTCTCTGCTGAAACCGGGTGAGGAACTACCTGCTACACCTATGGAAGAAGTTAAGCAGGGAGAGGAGGAAGTGCAAAAAGAAGAAAAGGCAGAAGGCGGTAATTTGGTCAGCAACGGCGATTTTGAAACGAACCAGCCGGGATGGTCCATGGCAGGAGCCGTCATACAGGAGGATCCCGACGGCAATCATTTTGCCCGGGTGGAATACAGCTGGGAGTTCTTCCAGCCGGTAGAATTACAGCCCGGAGGTCAGTACGTACTGACCGGGCGCACCCGCAAGGGTACGGCTCAAGGGGAAGCCCGGTTCAAGCTGGTGTTTTTTGACGACAGAGGTTGGCGGTTACAGGACTATTACAGCATCCTCTATAAACACAAAGGAAATGGATGGGAAAATCTTCCTCCTTCTTTAATCAAAGTCCCGGCGGAGGCTGCCGAAGTCCGCTTGTATCTCCTGGCCAACAGTGACCAGGGTTATCACGATTTCGACGACCTATCCCTGGTACCTCTGGCCGAGTCCTCCTACCGTCCCGACCAGGTGCGGCATATTGGATACGGGACGGTACTGGAGACCCAGAGCGGGCAGAAAAAGCTGAGTCCCCCGGTACCGCCCAAGACGTCGAACAAAACACTGCCTCCGGCGCAGAGCGAGACGGCAGTTTCGCAGGCAGGTTCCGGTCCCGCCGGCTCAGAAAGTGAAAAAGAAAAGGTAGTAGTTATAGTTAAAGCGGGGGATACCTTATCCCTTATCGCTCAGGAGTTTAATACTACGGTGGAGGAGATCTTAAAAGCGAACAACCTCACCGATCCCAACCGGATTTATCCCGGGCAAAAACTGGTGATTCCCCGGGAAGGCAACGCCCAACCATAA
- a CDS encoding O-antigen ligase family protein, whose protein sequence is MWQFIASLIMAIVILRWPLVGYSLMLFLLPFEEMTAFWPAVTGLKIIGGITFYGWLLNTFLQRRRVQRDQALVFMAAFLAWSLLSLAWSADRGLALARAITLGQLLLLYLLGINLVQSRKELQLLLGTFLLGAIIAAFIGIHRGVETGFAIRSSVSPDQNPNLYARLLAFGLIAAIYLFGDWRRIRLLLPGIFTVGILSWGIFLSGSRTVWISLPGALMGSGFLVANHRAKIALAVAFFLLAVSVTTLAPHLPPVLQHRVTSLTDLDQLANFGGRTGIWQVGWEMVKDHPFLGVGLGNFPRRFNEYVRLIPAMEKRVGFNRDPHSTFLQVQAELGLIGFLLFLALLSSVLKQVVGINRKKDLLFSLALLIFLILTALFSSELFRKFFWIMLAVTGILYQLNFGKSFGAKQPGELKQGYYERKGSRLFH, encoded by the coding sequence TTGTGGCAGTTCATAGCCTCCTTAATTATGGCCATAGTCATTTTAAGATGGCCACTGGTCGGCTACAGCTTGATGCTTTTTCTGCTTCCCTTCGAAGAAATGACTGCCTTTTGGCCTGCGGTTACCGGGCTTAAAATCATAGGAGGCATTACCTTTTACGGCTGGTTGCTCAATACCTTTCTGCAGCGGCGACGGGTGCAAAGGGACCAGGCACTGGTGTTCATGGCAGCTTTCCTGGCCTGGTCCCTTCTCTCACTTGCCTGGTCGGCAGACCGGGGTCTTGCTTTAGCCCGGGCCATAACCCTGGGGCAGTTGCTTCTCTTGTACCTGCTGGGTATAAATCTAGTCCAGAGTCGAAAAGAGTTACAGTTGCTGCTGGGTACATTTCTGTTGGGAGCAATCATTGCCGCCTTTATCGGTATCCACCGGGGGGTTGAAACCGGCTTTGCTATCCGCAGTTCCGTTTCTCCGGACCAAAACCCCAACCTTTACGCCCGGTTGCTGGCGTTTGGTCTTATAGCAGCCATTTACCTGTTTGGAGACTGGCGAAGAATTCGACTTTTACTACCGGGAATTTTTACCGTGGGGATATTGAGCTGGGGCATTTTTCTGTCCGGTTCCCGTACGGTCTGGATCAGTTTACCCGGCGCTCTCATGGGGAGTGGTTTCCTGGTTGCCAACCACCGGGCTAAAATCGCTCTGGCAGTTGCCTTTTTCCTGCTGGCGGTTTCCGTAACCACCTTGGCTCCTCATTTACCTCCTGTATTGCAACACCGGGTTACTTCTCTTACCGACCTGGACCAGCTGGCTAATTTCGGGGGCCGCACCGGTATCTGGCAGGTGGGCTGGGAAATGGTGAAAGACCACCCGTTTCTTGGGGTGGGGCTGGGCAACTTCCCCCGCCGGTTCAACGAGTACGTAAGACTGATTCCTGCCATGGAAAAGAGGGTAGGCTTCAATCGAGATCCCCACAGTACCTTCCTGCAGGTCCAGGCTGAGTTAGGCTTAATTGGCTTCCTACTGTTTCTGGCTCTTCTAAGTTCGGTGTTGAAGCAAGTAGTCGGAATCAACCGAAAGAAAGATCTTTTATTTAGTCTGGCTCTGCTGATATTTCTAATTCTGACGGCCCTGTTTTCTTCTGAACTCTTCCGGAAATTCTTCTGGATTATGCTGGCGGTGACCGGAATACTATATCAACTCAATTTTGGGAAAAGTTTTGGGGCAAAACAACCAGGCGAGTTGAAGCAGGGATATTATGAGCGAAAAGGAAGTCGCTTATTCCATTAA
- a CDS encoding NAD-dependent epimerase/dehydratase family protein, which translates to MRVLVTGGAGFLGTHLCEGLLEKGIEVRAVDNLDSGRKENLEVLRQGVEFYHGSTDDESLLKKAARGVDAVIHTAFPMVLRRQGTLNPAAAAEAIRSLLKVARACLAENALLVYLSSIAVYGNQQYTPIDEAHPTRPVTLYGATKLAEEIYCRMLSDTQGLKMTILRVSDIYGPRNSRVSLPIHFLLQVLKGQPLVVHGDGSQSRTYTYVSDLVKAVLLALERNKAVGEIFNISGDRCISVRELAAQVIRVTGSGVGILVDPGAETDTRRLWIDNRKAREVLGFRPEVNLEEGLRRTYDWLRRNPDYYGS; encoded by the coding sequence GTGCGGGTACTGGTTACCGGTGGCGCGGGTTTTCTAGGAACGCACTTGTGTGAAGGCCTTTTGGAAAAGGGGATCGAGGTACGGGCAGTTGATAACCTGGATTCCGGTAGAAAGGAAAACCTGGAGGTTCTGCGCCAAGGTGTGGAATTTTACCACGGCAGTACGGACGACGAATCTCTTTTGAAAAAGGCCGCCCGGGGAGTAGATGCCGTAATTCATACCGCCTTTCCCATGGTTCTCCGACGGCAGGGGACTCTAAACCCCGCCGCGGCGGCAGAGGCGATTCGAAGCCTGCTTAAGGTCGCCCGGGCCTGTCTGGCGGAGAATGCTCTGCTGGTTTATTTATCCTCCATAGCGGTCTATGGCAACCAGCAGTACACACCTATCGATGAAGCGCATCCTACCCGGCCAGTAACTCTGTACGGGGCCACCAAACTGGCTGAGGAAATATACTGCAGAATGTTAAGCGACACTCAAGGGCTGAAAATGACCATCCTCCGGGTATCAGACATTTACGGGCCGCGCAACAGCCGCGTCAGCCTGCCTATTCACTTTCTCCTGCAGGTGTTGAAGGGACAGCCGCTGGTTGTACACGGGGACGGAAGCCAGTCCCGGACCTATACTTATGTAAGCGATTTAGTAAAGGCCGTCCTGCTGGCGTTGGAGAGAAACAAGGCGGTAGGGGAAATCTTCAATATTTCCGGAGACCGGTGTATTTCCGTTCGGGAACTGGCGGCACAAGTTATTCGGGTTACCGGCTCCGGGGTCGGTATACTGGTGGACCCCGGTGCCGAAACTGACACCCGCCGGCTCTGGATAGATAACCGGAAAGCCCGTGAAGTGCTCGGATTTCGGCCGGAGGTAAACCTGGAAGAAGGCCTGCGCCGGACTTACGACTGGTTGCGGCGAAACCCGGATTATTATGGGAGTTGA
- a CDS encoding toxin HicA, translating to MTKLDKLLQKIKNNPKQVRFKELDRILIRYGFSRRQPRGGSSHYIYTKGTVRLVVPYRQPHIKSVYVERAIKILEGEIDDD from the coding sequence ATGACCAAGCTTGACAAGCTTCTGCAAAAGATTAAAAACAACCCCAAGCAAGTACGGTTTAAAGAATTGGACAGAATACTAATCAGGTACGGTTTTTCTAGAAGGCAGCCCCGTGGGGGCTCCAGCCACTATATATACACCAAAGGTACTGTCAGACTTGTTGTCCCTTACCGTCAACCGCATATTAAATCTGTGTACGTTGAGAGAGCGATAAAAATTCTTGAAGGGGAGATCGATGATGACTAA
- a CDS encoding SDR family oxidoreductase has translation MLSQPSQGGIPVKYLVTGGAGFIGSHIVEALLREGFFVRVLDNFSTGSVANLRHCREDVELIVGDVRDLATVQKAVRGMDFVLHQAALPSVPRSVANPRESNDNNVTGTLNVLVAAREAGVRRVIYASSSSVYGETPQLPKEESMQPLPLSPYAVSKYTGELYCRVFYTLYGLETISLRYFNVFGPRQNPDSQYAPVIPKFVTAMLEDRSPVIFGDGLQSRDFTYIDNVVKANLLACRAKKTAGEAVNIACGMQINLNQVVAELNRLLGKNIPAIYSEPRPGDVKHSYADISRACELLNYRPETSFRQGLEYTVQWFRQQLKL, from the coding sequence ATGTTATCACAACCGTCTCAGGGGGGGATACCTGTGAAGTATTTAGTCACCGGGGGCGCAGGGTTCATCGGTTCACACATTGTGGAGGCACTGCTCCGGGAAGGATTCTTTGTGCGGGTACTGGATAATTTCTCAACCGGCTCCGTAGCCAACCTCCGGCACTGCCGGGAGGACGTGGAGTTGATAGTAGGAGATGTGAGAGACCTGGCCACGGTACAAAAAGCCGTCCGGGGAATGGATTTTGTGCTTCACCAGGCCGCCCTCCCGTCCGTTCCCCGTTCGGTAGCCAACCCCCGAGAAAGCAACGATAACAACGTCACCGGCACTCTTAACGTACTGGTAGCCGCCCGGGAGGCGGGAGTAAGGCGAGTCATATATGCTTCTTCATCCTCCGTATACGGGGAAACGCCTCAACTCCCCAAAGAGGAATCGATGCAGCCCCTTCCCCTTTCTCCATACGCGGTAAGCAAATATACCGGAGAGTTATATTGCCGGGTTTTTTACACTCTCTACGGCCTGGAAACCATTTCCCTCCGCTATTTCAATGTTTTCGGTCCCCGGCAAAATCCGGACTCCCAGTACGCCCCGGTCATCCCCAAATTTGTCACCGCCATGCTGGAAGACCGGTCTCCCGTTATCTTCGGGGACGGGCTCCAATCACGGGACTTTACTTACATCGATAATGTCGTTAAGGCAAACCTTCTCGCCTGCAGAGCAAAAAAAACCGCCGGCGAAGCAGTGAACATCGCCTGCGGCATGCAGATAAATCTGAACCAGGTCGTTGCGGAACTGAACCGCCTGCTGGGGAAAAATATTCCCGCCATCTACAGCGAACCCCGGCCCGGGGACGTGAAACATTCTTATGCCGATATTTCCCGGGCCTGCGAATTGCTAAACTACCGCCCGGAAACCAGTTTCCGCCAGGGCCTGGAGTATACCGTCCAGTGGTTCAGGCAGCAATTAAAATTATGA
- a CDS encoding lipid II:glycine glycyltransferase FemX has protein sequence MYRVYSLAERQNWEEAVARLKARDISYFPGYCRLFQEHGEGQAMLFEYEEHGNFVLYPFFLRDISLEAAFRGKLKESYFDTVTPYGYGGPLASDPEDRQLIVNFRRAFQDYCRKKRIVAEFIRFHPLLGNHAYPYEDLLVERNKEIVCVDLERSAEEIWSNYRRNNRKNIKKALREGLEVTFDFTGETYREFIQLYYLTMDRREARDYYYFDEDFFRLLHQELAGNFLYVYALYRGTAVSAELVLYSEDYLHSFLGGTLEEYFPLRPNNLLKHRLIEWARQKGLKSYILGGGYQKDDGILRFKKSFARDGVIDFYVGKKLHDPEVAEWLCSLRKGEPLRTDFFPAYRG, from the coding sequence TTGTACCGGGTTTACAGTCTGGCCGAGCGGCAAAATTGGGAGGAAGCTGTGGCGCGACTAAAAGCCCGGGATATCTCTTATTTTCCCGGGTACTGCCGCCTGTTTCAGGAACACGGAGAAGGGCAGGCGATGCTATTCGAATATGAGGAACACGGTAATTTCGTCCTATATCCCTTCTTTTTACGGGATATAAGCCTGGAGGCCGCTTTCCGGGGAAAGCTGAAAGAATCATACTTTGACACTGTCACTCCCTACGGTTACGGCGGCCCGCTGGCTTCTGATCCGGAAGACCGGCAATTAATAGTTAATTTCCGCCGGGCCTTTCAGGACTACTGCCGGAAAAAGCGCATCGTGGCTGAATTCATCCGCTTTCATCCCCTGCTGGGAAACCATGCTTATCCTTATGAGGACCTGCTGGTGGAAAGAAATAAGGAGATTGTCTGTGTGGACTTGGAGCGGAGCGCGGAAGAAATCTGGAGCAACTACCGGCGTAACAACCGTAAAAACATAAAAAAGGCCCTGCGCGAAGGGCTGGAGGTGACCTTTGACTTTACCGGCGAAACGTACCGGGAGTTTATCCAACTATACTATTTAACCATGGACCGAAGGGAAGCCCGGGACTATTACTACTTCGACGAGGATTTTTTCCGCCTGCTTCACCAGGAGTTAGCGGGGAACTTCCTGTATGTTTATGCGTTATACAGAGGAACGGCGGTTTCTGCCGAATTGGTTCTTTACAGCGAAGATTACCTCCATTCCTTCCTGGGCGGGACTCTGGAGGAATACTTTCCCCTGCGTCCCAACAATCTGCTGAAACACCGGCTTATTGAATGGGCCCGGCAAAAAGGTCTCAAATCTTATATTTTGGGGGGTGGCTACCAAAAAGACGATGGCATTTTGCGCTTCAAAAAATCATTCGCTAGGGACGGAGTCATTGATTTTTATGTGGGGAAAAAGCTCCATGACCCCGAAGTGGCGGAATGGCTGTGTTCACTTCGCAAGGGGGAACCATTGCGTACAGATTTCTTCCCCGCATATAGGGGGTGA
- a CDS encoding oligosaccharide flippase family protein has protein sequence MSEKEVAYSINLLLRQVGKDTLWYLPARVVPALAGLLAAGIYTRLFSLKDYGIYTLLGSLVGFANELCITWISNAGLRFYDEYERRRKSIEFFSTLVVTWKGIGLVAGLASYVFVFYYWPGWMKVWLLTYGAFLATSGSAIVFNLLRAQRKAAVYCLLQVIGSIIKIVLVVLLNAVTGLGAMTILLATALVNFVYVTVGFWVARVIPQVQLRSYSWQSTRRFWNYGGPLIGVGLSLWVLSLSDRYFIGLFRSPAEVGLYSIGYNLSSGMMQMVIWVQMLAAYPVIITTWNSLGQEAAEKFLARLVRYYWALTLPCAVLLACLARPVLAFLVSPSYLEGYRVFPWISAAMFFNGLALYANKVWELKRRTGVMLRAIVLAALINGLLNFILVPAYGYIAAAVTTTISYALYFVISFSLSRRVFCWRLEFLSLLYISLAAVVMAGIIIYFNQTVSAGIGAVLLIAGAGIAGYLTALYILEKLHRWLRKRIT, from the coding sequence ATGAGCGAAAAGGAAGTCGCTTATTCCATTAACCTGTTGCTGCGGCAGGTGGGGAAAGATACGTTGTGGTATCTACCGGCGCGGGTAGTTCCTGCCCTGGCAGGACTCCTGGCCGCCGGGATTTATACCCGTCTGTTCAGTTTGAAGGATTACGGGATTTATACGCTGCTGGGATCGCTGGTTGGTTTCGCCAACGAACTGTGTATCACGTGGATTTCCAATGCCGGATTGCGGTTTTATGATGAATATGAACGCCGGAGAAAAAGTATCGAGTTCTTTTCTACCTTGGTAGTCACTTGGAAGGGTATAGGACTGGTTGCCGGGCTGGCCAGCTATGTATTCGTTTTTTATTATTGGCCCGGCTGGATGAAAGTTTGGCTTTTGACTTACGGCGCCTTTCTAGCTACTTCCGGTTCCGCCATCGTTTTCAATTTATTAAGGGCTCAGCGGAAGGCGGCCGTTTATTGCCTGCTGCAAGTTATCGGCTCGATCATAAAAATTGTTCTGGTGGTTCTCTTAAACGCAGTAACCGGCTTGGGAGCCATGACCATTTTACTGGCGACTGCCCTGGTAAACTTCGTTTATGTGACCGTAGGTTTTTGGGTGGCCCGAGTAATACCCCAGGTACAGTTGCGGAGCTACTCCTGGCAGAGTACCCGGCGCTTTTGGAACTATGGTGGTCCCTTGATAGGGGTAGGATTATCCTTGTGGGTTCTTTCTTTGTCGGACCGCTATTTTATCGGGCTCTTTCGTTCCCCGGCGGAAGTGGGCCTGTACTCCATAGGATATAATCTATCTTCCGGCATGATGCAAATGGTAATTTGGGTGCAGATGCTGGCTGCTTACCCGGTTATCATTACGACGTGGAATTCACTGGGACAGGAGGCCGCCGAAAAGTTTCTGGCCCGGCTGGTGCGGTATTACTGGGCTTTAACTTTACCTTGCGCCGTGCTGCTGGCATGCCTGGCCAGGCCTGTACTCGCCTTTCTGGTCAGCCCTTCTTACCTGGAAGGTTACCGGGTATTTCCATGGATAAGTGCCGCCATGTTTTTCAACGGCCTTGCCCTCTATGCCAATAAAGTGTGGGAACTAAAGCGGCGAACCGGGGTGATGCTGCGGGCTATCGTGTTAGCAGCGCTTATAAATGGTCTCTTGAACTTTATACTGGTCCCTGCTTATGGCTATATCGCAGCCGCCGTAACCACTACGATTTCTTACGCCCTCTATTTTGTTATCTCCTTTTCTTTATCCCGCCGGGTGTTCTGCTGGAGGCTGGAATTCTTATCCCTGCTGTACATCTCACTGGCTGCGGTCGTGATGGCCGGGATTATAATCTACTTCAACCAAACTGTATCGGCAGGAATAGGCGCTGTACTGTTAATCGCCGGGGCGGGTATCGCCGGTTACCTTACTGCTCTTTACATTTTAGAGAAGCTTCATAGATGGTTAAGGAAAAGAATCACCTGA
- a CDS encoding type II toxin-antitoxin system HicB family antitoxin, translating to MTKKGLDYYLKLPYKVVLYPAEEGGYVVEIPELPGCISQGETIEEAFEMIQDAKKCWLESALEDNMEIPEPSRAVEEYSGKLNIRIPKSLHRILAERAKQEKVSLNQYINYQLARGVGYKDHKS from the coding sequence ATGACTAAGAAAGGCTTAGACTATTACTTGAAATTGCCTTACAAGGTAGTTTTGTACCCTGCTGAAGAAGGCGGGTATGTTGTCGAGATTCCGGAACTTCCTGGATGTATAAGCCAGGGCGAAACCATAGAGGAAGCATTTGAGATGATTCAAGACGCCAAGAAGTGCTGGCTGGAATCCGCCCTAGAAGACAATATGGAAATACCTGAACCTTCTAGAGCAGTTGAAGAATATTCCGGCAAATTAAACATCCGTATACCCAAATCCCTTCACCGGATATTAGCCGAAAGGGCAAAACAAGAAAAAGTTAGTTTAAATCAATATATAAACTATCAGTTGGCCCGAGGAGTAGGGTATAAGGATCATAAGAGTTGA
- a CDS encoding sugar transferase, with protein sequence MAITKSQRLCKRIMDLLGSLALLVLFAPLMLLIAVAIKITSPGEVIYRQPRIGQDGKIFTLYKFRTMIPGADTMGSGMFVERNDPRITPVGKFLRKSSLDELPQLFNVLKGEMSLVGPRPAPLHHLGRYDSRQVRRLSVKPGITGWSQVNGRNRLLWPERIEMDLWYIDHYSLWLDIKILFLTVLRLFSGKDVEGRPDRREKDPFMKV encoded by the coding sequence GTGGCGATTACGAAAAGTCAGAGGTTATGCAAACGAATTATGGATTTGTTGGGTTCCTTGGCTTTGCTGGTACTCTTTGCTCCCCTGATGTTGTTGATAGCCGTGGCCATCAAGATTACCTCGCCCGGAGAAGTTATTTACCGTCAACCAAGAATTGGGCAAGACGGAAAGATCTTCACCCTTTATAAGTTCCGTACCATGATACCCGGGGCCGACACCATGGGCTCAGGGATGTTTGTGGAGCGCAACGACCCCCGCATCACTCCCGTAGGTAAATTTCTGCGCAAGAGCAGCCTTGATGAACTGCCGCAGCTTTTCAATGTGTTGAAAGGGGAGATGAGCCTGGTAGGACCCCGCCCGGCTCCGCTGCATCACCTGGGCCGGTATGACTCCCGGCAGGTCAGGCGGCTATCTGTAAAACCGGGGATAACCGGCTGGTCGCAGGTTAACGGTCGCAACCGACTGCTGTGGCCCGAAAGAATTGAAATGGATTTGTGGTACATTGACCACTACTCCCTGTGGTTGGATATCAAGATTCTCTTTTTAACTGTGCTCCGGCTCTTCTCCGGTAAAGATGTGGAAGGCAGGCCGGACCGCCGGGAAAAGGATCCTTTTATGAAGGTATAA